A stretch of DNA from Micromonospora sp. WMMD1155:
ACCGGCGGTGACCCGCAACTCCTTCGGCGACGGCGACGGCTGGTACGTGGCGACCGACCTGGACCAGACCGGGGTCTCCTGGGTGGTCCGGCAGGTGCTCGCGCGGCACGACGTGCTCGGGCCCTACCCGGACGTCGCGGACCTGGAATCCGCCGCCCGGGTCGCGCCGGACGGCTCGCGGCTGCTGTTCCTGCTCAACCACCGCGCCGACGCGGTCGAGGTGCCCGCCCGTCGCAGCGGGGTCGACCTGCTCACCGGTGACCGGATCTGGACCGGCTCGACGATGCGCCTGCCGGCGTACGGAGTCGTGGTGTTGAAGGAGGACTGGTGAACGCCGACGAGTCGGTCCACCTGGAGCAACTGATGTTCGTCGACGATCCGATGGAGACCGAGCAGCCACGCGTGCACCCGGCCTGGCTGCCCCCGGAGGCGTTCCGGTCGCTCGGCGCGCGCCGCGTCCTCGTCCACGGTGACGGGTTGATCGTCGACACCGTGCTGCACGAGGTGTCGCGGGCCTGCGCCCGCTACGGCGGGCGGGTGTGGCATTCGCCCTCCTGGGACGTCGACGTCGACCTCGTGTTCGCCGTGCGCGGCGCGGACGAGTTACCCGACTCGGTGGTGCGGTCGGCGCGGGCGGCCGGAGAGGCGGCGCTGATTGAGCTCGGCGATGCCGGGCCACTCGGCGACGAGGGTTTCCTGCTCACCCGCCACGGTGACGTGACGGTGGTGCTGGCCGACGCGCCCGCCGGCCTGCTGTACGGACTGTTCCACGTGGTCCGGCTCTGCGCGGCGGCCTTCGACGCCGAGCGTCCTGCCGAGCGGCACCGACCGGCGCTGCGTCGGCGGATGCTGGACCACTGGGACAACGTGGCCGTGCACCCGGTGATGGGCCAGGTCGAACGGGGGTACGCGGGCGGCTCGATCTTCTGGCAGGACGGCCGTCCGCGTGGTGACCTGGCCCGCATCCGGGAGTACGGGCGACTGTTGGCCGCGAGCGGTGTCAACGCGATCTCGGTGAACAACGTCAACGTCGCCCGGACCGAGGCGCTGCTGCTCACCGACCGGCTCGGCGACGTCGCCGAGATCGCCGACGTGCTGCGTCCGTACCACATCCGGGTGCACCTGTCGGTGACCTTCGCCGCGCCGGTGGTCCTCGGCGGCCTGGCGACGGCCGATCCCCTGGACGAGGGGGTGCGGGCCTGGTGGGCCGCGACCACCCGCGCGGTGTACGACCGCATCCCGGACTTCGGCGGCTACGTGGTGAAGGCCGACTCGGAGGGGCAACCCGGCCCGTTCACCTACGGGCGCGACCACGCCGACGGGGCGAACATGCTGGCCGAGGCGCTGGCCCCGTTCGGGGGAGTGGTGCACTGGCGGGCGTTCGTCTACAACCACCACCAGGACTGGCGGGACCGGTCCACCGACCGGGCGCGCGCCGCGTACGACCATTTCGCCCCGCTCGACGGCCGCTTCCGCACCAACGTGGTCGTGCAGGTGAAGTACGGTCCGGTGGACTTCCAGACCCGGGAACCGGTCTCCCCGGTTATCGCCGCGATGCCGGCCACCCGGGTGGCGGTGGAGTTGCAGGTCACCCAGGAGTACACCGGCCAGCAGCGGCACGTCTGCCACCTCGGCCCGTGGTGGAGCGAGGTGCTGCGGTTCACGCCCTGGGGTCCGGACGGGCGGGCGGTGGCCGACGTGGTGGCGGGGGAGTCCGGCGCGGGCGGCGGCCTGGTGGCGGTCGCCAACGTGGGCGACGACCTCTTCTGGACCGGGCACCCGTTGG
This window harbors:
- a CDS encoding alpha-glucuronidase codes for the protein MNADESVHLEQLMFVDDPMETEQPRVHPAWLPPEAFRSLGARRVLVHGDGLIVDTVLHEVSRACARYGGRVWHSPSWDVDVDLVFAVRGADELPDSVVRSARAAGEAALIELGDAGPLGDEGFLLTRHGDVTVVLADAPAGLLYGLFHVVRLCAAAFDAERPAERHRPALRRRMLDHWDNVAVHPVMGQVERGYAGGSIFWQDGRPRGDLARIREYGRLLAASGVNAISVNNVNVARTEALLLTDRLGDVAEIADVLRPYHIRVHLSVTFAAPVVLGGLATADPLDEGVRAWWAATTRAVYDRIPDFGGYVVKADSEGQPGPFTYGRDHADGANMLAEALAPFGGVVHWRAFVYNHHQDWRDRSTDRARAAYDHFAPLDGRFRTNVVVQVKYGPVDFQTREPVSPVIAAMPATRVAVELQVTQEYTGQQRHVCHLGPWWSEVLRFTPWGPDGRAVADVVAGESGAGGGLVAVANVGDDLFWTGHPLAQANLYTFGRLAWDPRRDPTAVLDEWITLTFPPSATADPDLVRRTLHEIMDDSWRTYERYTAPLGVGFMVNPGDHYGPGVDGYEYTRWGTYHFADRDGVGVDRTRASGTGFTGQYPPHWAQVYESLETCPDELLLFFHHVPYGHVLHSGSTVIQHIYDTHFAGVEEVAAMRRRWRALNGMIDPAVYERVAERLDEQVRCATEWRDQINTYFYRKSGVPDERGRDIY